A part of Mycolicibacterium sp. TUM20985 genomic DNA contains:
- a CDS encoding DUF3237 domain-containing protein, producing MTSSLVDIDATPTLEHLLDIRIAFEPVQIFATPIGTRLTYVVSHGRCEGPRVAGDILPGGGDWILFGSDNVARLDVRGTLRTDDGAHVHLTNTGRVQMTPAASARFAAGELIRHDEMVARSSPLFDTDDPRYRWLNAIHTVAINQVSLTEVHYRVFAVR from the coding sequence GTGACAAGCAGTCTGGTCGACATCGACGCCACCCCCACGCTCGAGCACCTGCTCGACATCCGCATCGCCTTCGAACCGGTGCAGATCTTCGCCACCCCGATCGGTACCCGGTTGACCTACGTCGTCTCGCACGGTCGCTGCGAGGGCCCACGCGTCGCAGGTGACATCCTGCCCGGCGGTGGCGACTGGATCCTGTTCGGCAGCGACAACGTGGCCCGGTTGGACGTACGCGGGACCCTGCGCACCGACGACGGCGCGCACGTGCACCTCACGAACACCGGTCGCGTGCAGATGACACCTGCGGCCTCGGCACGGTTCGCTGCGGGCGAGCTCATCCGCCACGACGAGATGGTGGCTCGCTCCAGCCCCCTCTTCGACACGGACGACCCGCGCTACCGCTGGCTGAACGCCATCCACACCGTCGCCATCAATCAGGTGTCGCTGACCGAGGTCCACTATCGCGTCTTCGCAGTCCGATGA
- a CDS encoding LppP/LprE family lipoprotein → MVLTGCGASDSTVSKTPEAPVAPVQTPPPAPAPTVASGPSPAPAPADPCAINLAAPEIAKAVSELPRDPRSGQPWNSEPLAGNYNECAPLSAIVIKANTNADNPNTRAVLFHLGKVIPTGVPDTYGFNGLDESVTTGDTIALMYLNEASGLKSVVRFRWNGNGVELIGNTG, encoded by the coding sequence ATGGTGCTGACCGGCTGCGGGGCGAGCGATTCGACGGTGTCGAAGACACCCGAGGCACCCGTGGCGCCGGTGCAGACGCCGCCTCCCGCCCCCGCGCCGACGGTGGCCTCCGGCCCATCCCCGGCCCCGGCGCCCGCCGACCCGTGCGCGATCAACCTCGCCGCGCCCGAGATCGCCAAGGCCGTATCCGAGCTGCCGCGCGATCCGCGCAGCGGCCAGCCGTGGAACTCGGAACCGCTGGCGGGCAACTACAACGAGTGCGCGCCGCTGTCTGCGATCGTCATCAAGGCCAACACCAACGCTGACAACCCGAACACCCGAGCCGTGCTGTTCCACCTCGGCAAGGTCATCCCCACCGGCGTGCCGGACACCTATGGCTTCAACGGTCTCGACGAGTCGGTCACCACCGGTGACACGATCGCCCTGATGTACCTCAACGAGGCCAGCGGACTCAAGAGCGTGGTGCGGTTCCGCTGGAACGGCAACGGCGTCGAGCTGATCGGCAACACGGGCTAG
- a CDS encoding winged helix-turn-helix transcriptional regulator, with protein MPSRSYGQYCAIAKSLDVMGDRWTLLIVRELLDGPRRYGDLLSRLTPIATDMLAGRLRHMEAHGLVRKRELPQPVSVTVYELTDDGQALEDVIDAIARWGRPLLESRGPSEVVRPEWLVRAVRAYVRADRGGPPTTIQLVTPEGRVTVVISPDAVDVVDDDVRPDVTLTGSAESLAAAMDPRRITELVESGVLTVDGTPRAVRRAGGLFAVPRGS; from the coding sequence ATGCCATCCCGTTCCTACGGCCAGTACTGCGCAATCGCCAAGAGTCTCGACGTGATGGGCGATCGGTGGACGCTGCTCATCGTCCGTGAATTGCTGGACGGACCAAGGCGATACGGCGATTTGCTGTCGCGGCTCACACCCATTGCGACCGACATGCTGGCCGGAAGGTTGCGTCACATGGAGGCGCACGGATTGGTCCGCAAACGCGAACTGCCGCAGCCGGTGTCGGTGACCGTGTACGAACTCACCGACGATGGTCAGGCGTTGGAGGACGTCATCGATGCAATCGCGCGGTGGGGGCGCCCGCTTCTCGAGTCCCGAGGCCCCAGCGAAGTCGTGCGGCCCGAATGGCTGGTCCGCGCGGTGCGGGCCTACGTTCGGGCCGACCGCGGCGGTCCGCCAACGACCATCCAACTCGTCACGCCCGAGGGCCGTGTCACGGTCGTGATCAGTCCGGACGCAGTCGACGTCGTCGACGACGACGTCCGGCCCGATGTCACCCTGACCGGATCAGCCGAGTCACTCGCCGCGGCAATGGATCCGAGGCGCATCACGGAGTTGGTCGAGTCGGGCGTTCTGACGGTCGACGGTACCCCTCGCGCGGTGCGCCGGGCCGGAGGGCTCTTCGCGGTCCCGCGCGGGTCATGA
- a CDS encoding cytochrome P450 → MSVLVSHNPSAHFELPTAATWADPWPMYRTLRDHDPVHHVVPPNPDHDYYVLSRHADIFAAARDHQTFSSAQGLTVNYGELEMIGLADNPPMVMQDPPVHTEFRKLVSRGFTPRQVEAVEPKVREYVIERIERLRSTGGGDIVTDLFKPLPSMVVAHYLGVPEEDRDQFDGWTDAIVAANTADGGIGGALGTLGDALGAMMSYFTALIERRRVEPGDDTVSHLVAAGVGADGDIAGVLSILAFTFTMVTGGNDTTTGMLGGTVQLLHRRPDQRALLVENPDLIGDSIDEFLRLTSPVQMLGRTVTRDVTIGDTTIPEGRRVMFLYGSGNRDERQYGYGAGELDVTRRPRNILTFSHGAHHCLGAAAARMQSRVALEELLARIPDFEIDEDGIVWAGGAYVRRPLSIPFRVG, encoded by the coding sequence ATGTCGGTGCTTGTGTCTCATAATCCGTCGGCCCACTTCGAACTGCCCACCGCGGCGACCTGGGCCGACCCGTGGCCGATGTACCGGACGCTGCGGGACCACGATCCGGTGCACCACGTCGTCCCGCCCAACCCCGATCACGACTACTACGTGCTGTCACGTCACGCGGACATCTTCGCGGCGGCCCGGGATCACCAGACGTTCAGTTCGGCGCAGGGGCTGACCGTGAACTACGGCGAGCTCGAGATGATCGGGCTGGCCGACAACCCGCCGATGGTGATGCAGGATCCGCCGGTGCACACCGAGTTCCGCAAGCTCGTCTCGCGAGGGTTCACTCCGCGGCAGGTCGAGGCCGTCGAACCAAAGGTCCGCGAGTACGTGATCGAACGAATCGAACGCCTCAGGTCCACCGGCGGCGGCGATATCGTCACCGACTTGTTCAAACCGCTGCCGTCGATGGTCGTGGCGCATTATCTCGGCGTTCCCGAGGAGGACCGCGACCAGTTCGACGGGTGGACCGACGCGATCGTCGCCGCCAACACCGCCGACGGTGGGATCGGCGGCGCCCTGGGCACACTCGGCGATGCGCTGGGCGCAATGATGTCGTACTTCACCGCGCTAATCGAACGTCGCCGCGTCGAGCCGGGCGACGACACCGTCTCGCATCTGGTCGCCGCGGGCGTGGGCGCCGACGGTGACATCGCCGGTGTGCTCTCCATCCTGGCGTTCACCTTCACGATGGTCACCGGTGGCAACGACACCACCACCGGGATGCTCGGCGGCACGGTACAGCTGTTGCATCGGCGGCCCGATCAACGCGCCCTGTTGGTCGAGAACCCCGATCTGATCGGCGATTCCATCGACGAGTTCCTCCGACTCACCTCTCCGGTGCAGATGCTCGGCCGCACGGTGACCCGCGACGTCACCATCGGTGACACCACGATTCCCGAGGGCCGTCGCGTGATGTTCCTGTACGGCTCCGGCAACCGCGACGAACGCCAATACGGTTACGGTGCAGGCGAACTCGACGTGACGCGCAGACCTCGCAACATCCTCACCTTCAGCCACGGCGCACATCACTGCCTCGGCGCCGCGGCCGCCCGCATGCAGTCACGCGTCGCACTGGAGGAACTCCTGGCCCGGATTCCCGACTTCGAGATCGACGAGGACGGAATCGTCTGGGCCGGCGGCGCTTACGTGCGACGGCCGCTGTCGATCCCGTTCCGGGTCGGCTAG
- a CDS encoding acyltransferase family protein: protein MSSGRVASLTGIRAVAALLVMLTHAAYTTGKYTHGYVGLVYSRMEIGVPIFFVLSGFLLFTPWVRAAAEAGPPPSLRRYAWHRVRRIMPAYVITVLAAYLLYHFRTAGPNPGHTWMGLFRNLTLTQIYTDEYLFSYLHQGLTQMWSLAVEAAFYVALPLLAHLLLVVLCRRRWQPARLVAGLVALALISPVWLVLVHTTDFLPDGAPLWLPTYLMWFVGGMLLAALLPLGVKAYAMVCVPLALACYFIVSTPLAGAPTTSPSELREGLLKTLFYAVISTLLVAPLALRGTDGVGGWYGRVLASRPMVFLGEISYEIFLIHLVTMELVMVEILRFPIYTGSMFWLFVVTLAVTVPLAWLLHRVTRVRS, encoded by the coding sequence GTGAGCTCGGGCCGCGTCGCCTCCCTGACGGGAATCCGCGCCGTCGCGGCGCTCCTGGTGATGCTCACGCATGCGGCGTACACGACCGGCAAGTACACCCACGGCTACGTCGGACTGGTGTACTCCCGCATGGAGATCGGCGTCCCGATCTTCTTCGTGCTGTCCGGTTTCCTGTTGTTCACACCGTGGGTGCGCGCGGCCGCCGAGGCCGGCCCACCACCGTCGCTGCGCCGCTACGCGTGGCACCGGGTGCGGCGCATCATGCCCGCCTACGTCATCACGGTGCTGGCGGCGTACCTGCTGTACCACTTCCGCACGGCGGGACCGAATCCCGGGCACACGTGGATGGGGTTGTTCCGCAACCTGACGCTGACGCAGATCTACACCGACGAGTACCTGTTCTCCTACCTGCACCAGGGCTTGACGCAGATGTGGAGTCTCGCCGTCGAGGCGGCCTTCTACGTCGCGCTGCCGCTGCTGGCGCACCTCCTGCTGGTGGTGCTGTGCAGGCGCCGGTGGCAACCCGCGCGGTTGGTCGCGGGGCTGGTCGCACTCGCCCTGATCTCCCCGGTGTGGCTGGTGTTGGTGCACACCACCGACTTCCTGCCCGACGGTGCGCCGCTCTGGTTGCCCACGTACCTGATGTGGTTCGTCGGCGGAATGCTGCTCGCCGCACTGCTCCCGCTGGGTGTGAAGGCCTACGCGATGGTGTGCGTTCCGCTGGCGCTGGCCTGCTACTTCATCGTCTCGACACCGCTCGCCGGGGCGCCGACCACGTCACCGTCCGAACTCCGCGAGGGACTGCTCAAGACGCTGTTCTACGCCGTCATCTCCACGCTGCTGGTGGCGCCACTGGCATTGCGGGGAACCGACGGTGTCGGCGGCTGGTACGGCCGGGTGCTGGCGAGCCGGCCGATGGTGTTCCTCGGCGAGATCTCCTATGAGATCTTCCTGATCCACCTCGTCACCATGGAATTGGTGATGGTCGAGATTCTGCGCTTCCCGATCTACACCGGATCGATGTTCTGGCTGTTCGTGGTCACGCTGGCGGTCACCGTGCCGCTGGCGTGGCTGTTGCACCGCGTCACGCGCGTGCGCTCCTAG
- the tap gene encoding multidrug efflux MFS transporter Tap — translation MITKNRGPLFLIFFAALSAGAGNGISLVAFPWLVLQRNGSAVEASVVAMAGTLPLLVATLIAGAAVDYLGRRRVSMISDALSALSVIAVPVIALTFGVDAIDVAVLAGLAALGAFFDPAGMTARETMLPEAAQRAGWTLDHANSVYEAVFNLAYIVGPGIGGLLITTLGGIDTMWVTAGAFGLSIAAIAVLRLEGAGNPNREHLPQVWAGIVEGLRFVWRTPVLRTLAFVDLAATGLYMPMESVLFPKYFTDRDEPAQLGWVLMALSVGGLIGALGYAVLSRYTNRRTIMLIALLVLGVSMTVIAFLPPLPVILVLCAVVGFVYGPIAPIYNYVMQTRAPAHLRGRVVGVMGSLAYAAGPLGLVIAGPLADTAGLHTTFLALSLPMLLLGVVAVFLPALRQLDREPEPAG, via the coding sequence ATGATCACCAAGAACCGTGGGCCGCTGTTCCTGATCTTCTTCGCAGCCCTGTCGGCCGGGGCGGGCAACGGCATCTCGCTCGTCGCGTTTCCGTGGCTGGTCTTGCAGCGCAACGGGTCCGCCGTCGAGGCCTCGGTGGTGGCGATGGCGGGCACGCTGCCGCTGCTGGTCGCCACGCTGATCGCGGGTGCCGCGGTCGACTACCTCGGGCGCCGACGGGTGTCGATGATCTCCGACGCGCTCTCGGCGTTGTCGGTGATCGCCGTGCCAGTGATCGCGCTGACCTTCGGCGTCGACGCCATCGACGTCGCCGTCCTGGCCGGCCTGGCCGCACTGGGCGCCTTCTTCGACCCTGCCGGGATGACGGCCAGGGAGACCATGCTCCCCGAGGCGGCCCAACGCGCCGGATGGACGCTGGATCATGCCAACAGCGTGTACGAGGCGGTGTTCAACCTCGCCTACATCGTCGGACCCGGTATCGGCGGCCTGCTGATCACGACCCTCGGGGGTATCGACACCATGTGGGTGACGGCGGGGGCGTTCGGGTTGTCCATCGCCGCCATCGCGGTGTTGCGACTCGAGGGTGCGGGCAACCCGAACCGCGAACACCTGCCTCAGGTGTGGGCGGGCATCGTCGAGGGACTCCGATTCGTCTGGCGGACACCGGTGCTGCGGACGCTGGCCTTCGTCGACCTCGCCGCGACGGGGCTGTACATGCCGATGGAGAGCGTGCTGTTCCCCAAGTACTTCACCGACCGCGACGAGCCCGCGCAACTGGGTTGGGTGCTGATGGCCTTGAGCGTCGGCGGTCTGATCGGTGCGCTTGGCTACGCGGTGCTGTCGCGGTACACGAACCGACGGACCATCATGCTGATCGCGTTGCTGGTTCTCGGTGTGTCGATGACCGTCATCGCGTTCCTGCCACCCCTGCCGGTGATCTTGGTGCTGTGTGCGGTCGTCGGCTTCGTCTACGGGCCGATCGCCCCGATCTACAACTACGTCATGCAGACCCGCGCGCCGGCTCACCTGCGCGGACGCGTGGTCGGGGTGATGGGTTCACTCGCCTATGCCGCCGGCCCGCTGGGACTGGTCATCGCGGGGCCGCTCGCCGACACCGCCGGCCTGCACACGACGTTCCTCGCGCTGTCGCTGCCCATGCTGCTGCTCGGTGTGGTGGCTGTGTTCCTGCCTGCCCTACGCCAGTTGGACAGGGAGCCCGAACCGGCCGGTTGA
- a CDS encoding TM0106 family RecB-like putative nuclease yields MAEDVVYSASDLAAAARCEYALLRAFDAKLGRSPQILVEDELLARTSTLGDEHERRQLDDLRAEFGDVTVIGRPRYTAAGLRAASDQTMRAVESRAPVIYQAAMFDGRFVGFADFLVLDGDRYLLRDTKLARSVKVEALLQLAAYADTLARSGIPVADEVELVLGDGTAASYRVDDLLPVYLPRRVALERLLDEHLARDRPVSWDDEHVRACFRCPECSVEVRARDDLLLVAGMRVSQRARLLDAGITTMHDLADLDGAVPELSARTVKALTAQARLQVADRIIQNGNVKPPYEVVDAQPLMVLPDADRGDLFFDFEGDPLWTLNGREWGLEYLWGVLSSTDEFTPFWAHDRASERQALVDFLAMVRKRRKKHPGMHVYHYAAYEKSTLLRLAGRYGVGENDVDELLRNGVLVDLYPLVRKSIRVGTESYSIKYLEPLYMGNELRTGEVTTATDSITQYARYCALRDEGKEHDAAIVLKEIEDYNRYDCRSTRRLRDWLVARAIESEVPPRGPQRVRDAAAEEAVETADGLERTLMRFAGDGVEPRTPEQTAVAMVAAARGYHKREDKPFWWAHFDRVNNPVDEWADNGDVFIADRQEIVADWHQPPRARKPQRHVRLFGEIATGGLGRTMYALYEPPAPAGLADDPDRRGFASVEVIDCDNPEAPTEALIVEKQPKDGDVFAAMPFALTPGPPISTKPLRESLEATAMLIGAGLPNLPADAIIDLLLRRPPRTVSGAALPRTDDVAADIAAALLDLDSSYLAVHGPPGTGKTFTSAQVISRLVNHHHWRIGVVAQSHAVIENLLGCVIEAGVAPDRVGKKKSPNAPWRDIAEKDYAAFIADPAGGVIGGTAWDFANAGRVPRGALDLLVVEEAGQYSLANTIAVATAAENLLLLGDPQQLPQVSQGTHPEPVDHSALGWLVDGHHTLPPARGYFLELSYRMHPAVCDPVSRLSYDGRLHAKTEVSGARRLDGVPPGVRVLEIDHDGNSTDSPEEAAAIVAEIQRLLGTPWTDEEGTAPLGQGHVLVVTPYNAQVVILRRQLDAASLTDVEVGTVDKFQGRQAPVVFVSMTASSADDVPRGISFLLNRNRLNVAVSRAKYAAIIVRSTLLTDYLPATPDGLIDLGAFLSLSACDTPSE; encoded by the coding sequence ATGGCAGAGGACGTCGTCTACAGCGCGTCCGACCTCGCCGCCGCGGCCCGGTGCGAATACGCGCTGCTGCGGGCGTTCGACGCGAAACTCGGGCGCAGCCCGCAGATCCTCGTCGAGGACGAACTCCTCGCCCGTACGTCCACTCTCGGCGACGAGCACGAGCGCCGACAGCTCGACGACCTACGCGCCGAGTTCGGCGACGTCACGGTCATCGGCCGCCCGCGGTACACCGCCGCGGGCCTGCGCGCCGCGTCCGATCAGACGATGCGGGCCGTCGAGAGCCGGGCCCCGGTCATCTACCAGGCGGCGATGTTCGACGGCCGCTTCGTGGGCTTCGCCGACTTCTTGGTGCTGGATGGTGACCGGTACCTGTTGCGCGACACCAAGCTCGCCCGCTCGGTGAAGGTGGAGGCCCTGCTGCAGCTGGCGGCGTACGCGGACACGCTGGCGCGCAGCGGCATTCCGGTGGCCGACGAGGTCGAGTTGGTCCTCGGCGACGGCACCGCCGCGAGCTACCGGGTCGACGACCTGCTGCCGGTGTACCTGCCGCGTCGCGTTGCGTTGGAGCGGCTGCTCGACGAGCACCTCGCTCGCGACCGGCCGGTCAGCTGGGACGACGAGCACGTCCGCGCCTGCTTCCGCTGTCCGGAGTGCAGTGTCGAGGTCCGGGCCCGCGACGACCTGCTGCTGGTCGCCGGCATGCGGGTGAGCCAACGCGCCCGCCTGCTCGACGCAGGCATCACCACGATGCACGACCTCGCCGACCTCGACGGCGCGGTGCCCGAGCTGTCCGCGCGAACGGTGAAGGCCCTCACCGCGCAGGCCCGGCTGCAGGTCGCCGACCGAATCATCCAGAATGGCAACGTCAAACCGCCCTACGAGGTGGTGGACGCCCAGCCCCTGATGGTGCTGCCCGACGCCGACAGGGGTGACCTGTTCTTCGACTTCGAGGGTGACCCGCTGTGGACGCTCAACGGCCGCGAGTGGGGTCTGGAATACCTGTGGGGCGTGCTGTCGAGCACCGATGAGTTCACTCCCTTCTGGGCGCATGACCGGGCCAGCGAGCGCCAGGCCCTCGTCGACTTCCTGGCCATGGTGCGCAAGCGCCGCAAGAAGCACCCCGGCATGCACGTGTACCACTACGCCGCGTACGAGAAGAGCACGCTGCTGCGCCTGGCCGGGAGATACGGCGTCGGCGAGAACGACGTCGACGAACTGCTGCGCAACGGCGTTCTGGTCGATCTGTATCCGTTGGTGCGCAAGAGCATTCGGGTCGGTACGGAGAGCTATAGCATCAAGTATCTCGAGCCGCTGTACATGGGCAACGAACTGCGCACCGGTGAGGTGACCACCGCGACGGACTCCATCACGCAATACGCCCGTTACTGCGCGCTGCGCGACGAGGGCAAGGAGCACGATGCGGCGATCGTGCTGAAGGAGATCGAGGATTACAACCGGTACGACTGCCGGTCGACGCGGCGGCTCCGCGACTGGCTGGTGGCGCGCGCGATCGAATCCGAGGTCCCCCCGCGCGGACCGCAACGGGTGCGCGACGCGGCGGCGGAGGAAGCCGTGGAGACTGCCGACGGGCTGGAGCGGACGCTGATGAGGTTCGCCGGCGACGGCGTGGAGCCGCGCACGCCCGAGCAGACCGCCGTCGCGATGGTCGCGGCCGCAAGGGGCTATCACAAACGGGAGGACAAACCGTTCTGGTGGGCCCACTTCGACCGGGTCAACAACCCCGTCGACGAATGGGCCGACAACGGCGACGTGTTCATCGCAGACCGCCAGGAGATCGTCGCCGACTGGCACCAGCCGCCACGGGCCCGCAAGCCGCAACGGCACGTCCGCCTCTTCGGAGAGATCGCCACCGGTGGACTGGGCCGGACCATGTACGCCCTGTACGAGCCGCCGGCCCCCGCCGGTTTGGCCGATGACCCCGACCGGCGCGGGTTCGCCAGCGTCGAGGTGATCGACTGCGACAACCCCGAGGCGCCCACGGAGGCGCTGATCGTCGAGAAGCAGCCCAAGGACGGTGACGTGTTCGCCGCCATGCCGTTCGCGCTGACCCCCGGACCGCCGATCAGCACCAAGCCACTTCGGGAATCCCTCGAGGCGACCGCGATGCTGATCGGCGCCGGGCTGCCGAACCTGCCCGCCGACGCGATCATCGACCTCCTGCTGCGCCGACCGCCACGCACCGTCAGCGGCGCCGCACTGCCCCGCACCGACGACGTCGCCGCCGACATCGCCGCCGCCCTGCTCGACCTCGACTCGTCGTATCTCGCGGTGCACGGGCCGCCCGGTACCGGCAAGACCTTCACCTCCGCCCAGGTGATCAGCCGGCTGGTCAACCACCACCACTGGCGCATCGGCGTGGTCGCGCAGTCGCACGCGGTCATCGAGAACCTGCTCGGCTGCGTCATCGAGGCCGGGGTGGCACCGGACCGGGTCGGCAAGAAGAAGAGCCCGAACGCGCCATGGCGAGACATCGCCGAGAAGGACTACGCCGCCTTCATCGCCGATCCCGCGGGTGGCGTGATCGGCGGCACGGCCTGGGACTTCGCCAACGCCGGCCGCGTCCCCCGTGGCGCGCTCGACCTCCTGGTCGTCGAGGAGGCGGGCCAGTACAGCCTCGCCAACACCATCGCGGTAGCGACCGCCGCCGAGAACCTGCTGCTGCTCGGCGACCCGCAGCAGCTCCCGCAGGTCAGCCAAGGCACCCATCCCGAGCCCGTCGACCATTCGGCGCTGGGCTGGCTGGTGGACGGCCACCACACGCTGCCACCCGCTCGCGGCTACTTCCTCGAGCTGTCCTACCGCATGCACCCCGCGGTGTGCGATCCGGTGTCTCGGCTGTCCTACGACGGCCGGCTGCACGCCAAGACGGAGGTCAGCGGTGCGCGCCGACTGGACGGCGTGCCCCCCGGCGTGCGCGTGCTGGAGATCGACCACGACGGCAACTCGACCGACAGCCCGGAGGAAGCCGCGGCGATCGTCGCCGAGATCCAACGCCTGCTCGGCACGCCGTGGACCGACGAGGAGGGCACGGCGCCGCTGGGCCAGGGGCACGTCTTGGTCGTCACGCCGTACAACGCGCAGGTGGTCATTTTGCGGCGGCAGCTCGACGCCGCGAGCCTGACCGACGTCGAGGTCGGCACCGTCGACAAGTTCCAGGGCAGGCAGGCACCGGTGGTGTTCGTGTCGATGACCGCGTCCTCCGCCGACGACGTACCGCGCGGAATCTCGTTCCTGCTCAACCGGAATCGGCTCAACGTCGCGGTGAGCCGGGCCAAGTACGCGGCAATCATCGTCCGGTCGACGCTGTTGACGGACTACCTGCCGGCCACCCCGGACGGCTTGATCGATCTCGGCGCGTTTCTGTCGCTGTCGGCGTGTGATACACCCTCGGAGTGA
- a CDS encoding nuclear transport factor 2 family protein yields MSRPASLAELHERYLAAWAVRDPDAIIALHAPETTFWVHHGQPAVEGSGPVRDAFATMFEALPGFGFEVHRTVFGPRHWILDWTLTCRTPAGAPAEWHCMDLVTTTADWQVVRKDTFIDGVQFERALAG; encoded by the coding sequence ATGAGCCGACCAGCATCCCTGGCCGAACTCCACGAGCGCTATCTCGCGGCGTGGGCGGTTCGCGATCCCGACGCAATCATCGCCCTGCACGCCCCCGAGACGACGTTCTGGGTGCACCACGGCCAACCGGCGGTCGAGGGCTCGGGGCCGGTGCGGGACGCCTTCGCAACGATGTTCGAGGCGCTACCCGGCTTCGGTTTCGAGGTCCATCGCACGGTGTTCGGTCCACGGCACTGGATCTTGGACTGGACGTTGACGTGCCGCACTCCGGCGGGCGCGCCGGCTGAATGGCACTGCATGGACCTAGTGACCACCACGGCGGACTGGCAGGTCGTCCGCAAGGACACCTTCATCGACGGCGTGCAGTTCGAGCGGGCACTCGCCGGTTGA
- a CDS encoding DEAD/DEAH box helicase, translating to MSSDETDATSAEVTFADLQIHPSVLRALADVGYESPSAIQAATIPPMMAGSDVVGLAQTGTGKTAAFAIPILSRIDTSSRTTQALVLAPTRELALQVAEAFSRYGAHLPVNVLPIYGGSSYGPQLAGLKRGAQVVVGTPGRVIDHLEKGSLDVSHLDYMVLDEADEMLQMGFAEDVERILAETPEYKQVALFSATMPPAIRKITNKYLHDPVQVTVKSKTATAENISQRYIQVAGPRKMDALTRLLEVEPFEAMIVFVRTKQATEEVAEKLRARGFSAAAINGDIAQAVRERTISQLKDGTIDILIATDVAARGLDVERISHVLNYDIPHDPESYVHRIGRTGRAGRSGAAVLFVTPREKHLLHSIERVSRQKLVESQLPSVDDVNDKRVEKFRESITEALNAPGIELFRKLIEGYERDHDVPTAEIAAALAVQSRGGGEFLMTEPPPEKRRERPDRDSGADGPPRKRRDNVRSDLATYRIAVGKRHKVGPGSIVGAIANEGGLHRSDFGHITIKMDHSLVELPAKLSNETLKKLEHTRISGVLINLQQDRGPSHHTSK from the coding sequence ATGAGCTCTGATGAAACCGACGCGACGAGCGCCGAAGTAACCTTCGCTGACCTGCAGATTCACCCATCGGTGCTGCGGGCCCTGGCCGACGTCGGGTATGAGTCGCCGTCGGCCATCCAGGCCGCCACGATTCCGCCGATGATGGCGGGCTCCGACGTCGTCGGCCTGGCGCAGACCGGAACGGGTAAGACGGCGGCGTTCGCCATCCCGATCCTGTCGCGGATCGACACCTCCAGCCGCACCACGCAGGCCCTGGTACTGGCTCCGACGCGCGAGTTGGCGCTGCAGGTCGCCGAGGCGTTCAGCCGGTACGGCGCCCACCTGCCGGTGAACGTGCTGCCCATCTATGGCGGCTCGTCGTACGGCCCGCAGCTCGCCGGACTGAAGCGTGGCGCGCAGGTCGTGGTCGGCACGCCCGGCCGGGTGATCGACCACCTCGAGAAGGGCAGCCTCGACGTCTCGCACCTGGACTACATGGTGCTCGACGAGGCCGACGAGATGCTGCAGATGGGCTTCGCCGAGGACGTCGAACGCATCTTGGCCGAGACGCCCGAATACAAGCAGGTGGCGTTGTTCTCGGCAACCATGCCGCCGGCGATCCGCAAGATCACCAACAAGTATCTGCACGACCCCGTCCAGGTGACGGTCAAGTCGAAGACCGCCACGGCGGAGAACATCTCGCAGCGCTACATCCAGGTCGCCGGTCCGCGGAAGATGGACGCGCTCACGCGGCTGCTCGAGGTGGAACCGTTCGAGGCGATGATCGTGTTCGTCCGGACCAAGCAGGCCACCGAGGAGGTCGCCGAGAAGCTGCGGGCGCGCGGGTTCTCAGCCGCGGCGATCAACGGTGACATCGCCCAGGCGGTGCGCGAGCGCACCATCAGCCAGCTGAAGGACGGCACGATCGACATCCTGATCGCCACCGACGTGGCGGCGCGCGGGTTGGACGTCGAGCGCATCTCGCACGTGCTCAACTACGACATCCCGCACGATCCCGAGTCCTACGTGCACCGCATCGGGCGCACCGGCCGGGCCGGGCGCTCCGGCGCGGCCGTGCTGTTCGTCACGCCGCGGGAGAAGCACCTGCTGCACTCGATCGAGCGCGTGTCCCGGCAGAAACTCGTCGAGTCCCAGCTGCCGTCGGTCGACGACGTCAACGACAAGCGGGTGGAGAAATTCCGCGAGTCGATCACCGAGGCGCTGAACGCCCCGGGAATCGAGTTGTTCCGCAAGCTGATCGAGGGTTACGAGCGCGACCACGACGTTCCGACGGCCGAGATCGCCGCCGCGCTGGCGGTGCAGAGCCGCGGCGGCGGTGAGTTCTTGATGACCGAGCCGCCCCCCGAGAAGCGGCGCGAGCGGCCTGACCGCGACTCGGGTGCCGACGGCCCGCCGCGCAAGCGCCGCGACAACGTCCGCAGCGATTTGGCGACCTACCGCATCGCGGTGGGCAAGCGGCACAAGGTCGGTCCCGGATCGATCGTCGGGGCGATCGCCAACGAAGGTGGCTTGCACCGCAGCGACTTCGGGCACATCACCATCAAGATGGACCACTCGCTGGTCGAGTTGCCCGCCAAGCTGTCCAACGAAACGCTGAAGAAGCTCGAGCACACCCGCATCTCGGGCGTGCTGATCAACCTCCAACAAGATCGCGGACCGAGCCACCACACCTCGAAGTGA